TAATTGTATTTGAATTTTTCATACTAGCCAACCTACCTGGTATGAAATGGCTGACCTGCCCTGAGATAAAATGTAAAACTACCTACTAGGCCTCTTCATCATACTTGGCCTCTATGGCCTTCCAATAGTTGTCAAATTACATCCCAAATCTCGTAATTATCTCAACTTGGCTTTGGGGTATGGTATTTTACTCGAACGAAATCGTTCATTGGGAAAATTTAACTGTTTAAATTTCTCTTAGTTTATCATACATGTTTATCCTAAAAGTTAAACAATCAATAAGATTACATAGATGCATGCAGAAGGAAGAGGAACTTGTAAAATTACAGGAAATTAATGTGTATATAACTATTGGCGACAGATGGAAATGGCAGTTTCTTTCCTGACGTTGCATATTAAtgatcaaaattcaaaccaGTGAGTCTCACATCTGTGTTCAAAGAGATAAATTCAAAACTCTCAAAGCTTAACGTTATATTtttttcgtaaaaaaataaaatcttgaaCAATGTTGAAAGGTGTCACGCATTTGTATTGAACAGAACAGGACCAACAGAGAGAGACGGGCGGGGCGGCCGGGTGGTTtgggggggtggggggggggggggggggcacaTATGATGGGTGCAGAATGACGACAGGGTTGTCTGAATGCAAAGGGTAGAATATACGAAACaagaggggagagagaaaaaaagagaggggAAGAGGGTAAGACCTACAGAGACCAAAGGTGGCCCCCATTTTTACAGTCCCAGCATAAAACGACATACATCAGGCTGCGTGACCTGCATGAACAGCGACCCCACCGCCCCTcccttccctccctccctctctattCATCccgatatttttattttctttttcaattttttaatattggtattatttttaatttacagtgagagagagacggattgagaaagagagagagtgcaTGTATGTGTTGTGTATGTATGTGCATGACATTAAATGATTGAGATATGAGAGGAACACAATAGTGCGTTTTATTAGAtgagtttcattttttttatatcgtcatttaaaaaaaacaagatAAATCTCTCTCTAGctaaggagaggaagaagaagctggACAAAGGCCGCCCTTGACTCTCTGcgtcttctctctctatcttcatATTTTCCCGATTTTAGCTGTCGTCCCAGCAGTtgcttattaatttttttcttcataattattttgttctCTGCATCTATGAAGCTGTAGCTACCTAGAAAAAGGACGTTTGATTCGGAGAATTTTTATGTTACTTAATTGGCTATAAAGCTAGGTTTACTATATGTCTCTAGTATTCTAGGAGCTAAGAGCGTCTAAATTTTTTCTGTGTGTTGTTGATTATATAATACCTTGAGTCCTTGATCAGTCTGAGCGCGTAGCTCAAAACAACAGCTgaataattaataatattaattgttttctttaccacacacacacacacatatatatggcGGCTGCTTCTTCATCGATGCCGTTCTTTGGAAGTAGTAGTAGCAGAGAAGAAAACCAAAGCCAGATGACTTCGTCGATCCTTCCACCTTCCTCAAATGCTACCGCCGCAGCCACAGTCACAGCCCCACCACCtcaaaagaaaaggagaaatcAACCTGGAAATCCAAGCAAGTACCTCTTTACTTTTCCTCCTCATCAATTCTTTATTCATATCATATTTATCGATTTATAGATTTCAAAAAAGAAACTTTAAACGAGTTGAATCTTTATAAATTCTTTGGTTTGATGAATTAATGGTTGCTAGTTTCTTTGAACTTACTCCTATATTTGGCTTTGAATTCTAAATCTTTTCGTTAGAAATGATgtgttattttttgttataatatgaataattttaaattttcaacaaataaaaattgtCACTCTTCTTTGGCATTTTTCCCTAACAGATCCAGATGCGGAGGTCATCGCACTATCTCCCAAGACGCTAATGGCAACAAACAGGTTCATATGTGAGGTGTGCAACAAAGGGTTTCAAAGGGAGCAAAACCTACAGCTCCACAGAAGAGGACACAACCTGCCTTGGAAGCTCAAGCAGAAGACTAATAAAGAACCCAGGCGCAAGGTCTATCTATGCCCTGAACCATCATGCGTTCACCATGACCCCTCTCGAGCTCTCGGAGACCTCACCGGCATCAAAAAACACTACTCAAGAAAACACGGCGAGAAGAAATGGAAGTGCGACAAGTGCTCCAAGAGGTACGCCGTTCAATCGGATTGGAAGGCTCATTCTAAGACATGCGGAACTAGGGAATACAGATGCGACTGTGGCACTCTCTTCTCAAGGTAAATTAATTAGTAGTTGCTCTTGATTTTGTATCTGGCGCCTATTTTTTGTTAATtctcattcattcattcattcattcattcatccatacattcattTTGGAGATGTTCTCAAAATCGGTCGAGAGACGAAAGCACGGCGGTTTCTGGGTGTAATAGTTCTCTTTTGGCTAAGAATATATAGGTGCCACGCGCGACTATAACTGAAGTGTTAATCTAGCCTGATCATTTTCTATTATCAATTTTAAAGACTTAGAATTTTATTGGAATTAATTAAACCAAATTTCTGTCTTTCTCTATGAGTGTGTCTGTATGTGTATGAGTTAATATGGCAGGACTGTTTCCACGTGATAACTAGTAATCTGTGACAAACTGGCATGGCAAggttatatatgtatatggggGTTTCAATCACAATTtcaaaaggaaaatgaaaagaaataatattaagAGGACatgggaggaaaaaaaaacaagaaagatcaTCTTTTTATCTATCCTCGAAAACAACGCCCTTTTTATCTTTCATCATTTGGATACTCACGTGTGTAGTAGTAAAAATGATGAGTTGGATTATACAGACTCTCAACAGAACATATATGTGGAATGGAAGTGGAAGTAATGTAAGTAGTGGAACTGTGGAAGGGGGAGAAAGAGCATAATATTAATGTTACTGGAGTTGAGTGGAGTGGAGTGGAGTGGAGGTGGAGAAAATAAGCTAGCTAGGCTTTATCTTCGTTGTCTCATATAATGAGTTGGATGTATATGTCACTCATGAGTTTTGTTCTCTTCCTCGTTGGATTCATGTAACAGAGCTACAGCTCTTCCCTTCCAGTCCAGATACTCCTTCCCATGAAATTAAAACGTATACTCATGGGACCAACACCatatttccctctctctctctctctctcccctccccccccccccccccaagtaGAACTGGTCCAACACCATATTTCTAGCTAGAAAATAGATTGACAGTCCTTATTCTGATATGAAAATTTACAAGTCACGTCAGACTGTTCAATGATTAGGGTGATGAGGTTTGTGAACTTGTGACTATCTAATGGAAATATTCTCTGTGAAAAATTAATTGAACAATGGACCGTTCATGGtttcctgtttttttttctagtttACTTTCAAGCACTAGCTACTGACTTTTTTTCTCAAGTACTAACATTTTAACTTAAATGGGTAATAATGATTggtactatttttttatttatctggATGCATCATATATATCCGTGTCACCCACATATATGATATTTGTCTTGTTCTTCTATAGATACATACATTTTACTGTATATACGTTCATGAGCATATGATGATATGATGAggattttccttttcatttttttgtgtgatataCAGGCGGGACAGTTTTATCACTCATAGGGCTTTCTGTGATGCACTGGCTCAGGAGAGTGCAAGGCATCCTTCAAGCTTAAGCACAATGGGCGGCAACCTCTATGGAAACAACCACATGAGCTTAGGTCTATCCCAAATCCCCTCACTCCAAAACTCAACCCACCTCCCTAACAACATGTTGAGGTTAGGTAGTGGCGGCAGCGCAAAGTTTGAGCACCTCATCCCACCATCAAATCCGTCTTCGTTCGGATCACAAGCCATGCCTAATTCCCCCAATTTCTTCATGAGAGACATTGCTAACCAGCAAGGGTTTCAAGATCAGCACCAATTTCCAAGCAAGGCATTACATGGACTAATGCAACTTCCTGATCTCCAAAGCAACCCTAACAACAACTCACCCTCATCGAATAGTGCTGCGAATCTCTTTAACCTGGGCTTCTTTTCCAACAATAGTACCAGTAACAGCATTACTCCTCCTGATCATCAATTTGGTGATGGTAACGGCGGTGGCCAAGGGTTTAGCATGGGTAATGATCATCAAATTGGGTCGGGTTCTCTACCATCTCTCTATGGGAATTCGATGCAACACGAAGGTGGCGTGGCTCCACACATGTCTGCCACTGCATTGCTTCAGAAAGCTGCTCAAATGGGTTCAACTACAAGCACCGAAAGCTCGTCTTTGCTTAGGGGATTAGGCAATTCGTCAACAAGAGCAGCTAAATCTGGAAGGCAACTAGTGTCTGCGCCCTCAAGCGTTGGAGTCAGTTTTAGTGGTGATCATCATCACAGTACTAATGGGGGTGAACAACACTTGAGATCATCACAGCAGGTGGAAAATGAAAACCATCTTCAAGGACTAATGAACTCTCTTGCAAATGGAAACTCTTCGATTTTCGGAGGTGGGGAACAGGATCATAATAACAACTTTGGCGGGTTTAGTAGCGGCAGTACTGCTACTAGGGTTAGTGCAATGGACCAACAGCATAATAACCCTAATTATGATGAGGCCAAGATGCACCAAAATTTGGGTGTAAATTTTGGAGGATCTGATAAATTGACCTTGGATTTTCTTGGTGTTGGAgggatggtaagaaatatgagTGGTGGCCATGGATACTCACAGAGAGATAatctacaacaacaacatcatGGCATCAATATGATCAGTTCTTTAGACCCAGAGTTGGAGTCAGCACAGGCAAGTCAACCCTTTGGAGGCACTACACTACAATGAGCCTGCTAGATCGAGGAATTCCAATTAAGTTCATGATATAGGTGAGAGAGTCGATCTTTTTATTATGTAGGGAAAAAGGAACGGCATTGATTAATTATCCACTAGTTATCTTGACCCCCAAGCAATAGggtttcttgaattttatttctaTATGTGCttgccttaaggcctacactaATTTATGATGTCCAGTACTTTCATCGGTTACTATATTATGTATAATGTAGTACCTTAATTAATTGCTTGCTTATATAGTTGGCGATAAAGGAATCCTAAATTAATATCACTCCTCTCTCTTTTGTGGACCGATTAAAGAATATAATTTGGTGCATGCTTAATTTTcacataacaaaataaaaatatctaataattatttaattagtaATGAGATCGATGCTCATAATTTAACctgtattaattaattaaatattgtaTGTATGAGGTAAGCCATGTTTGAGTATATATGTGGAATCAGAATGTCACAGCAGCAGACATGCATGGGCGCTAGCAGCTGAGCAGGTATTGTTTGCCCAGAATCTTCAAAATGGATACATTCCAACATAATGGACAAgtgaatttattttcttatttgacTGGTTACGAGATATCCCTaactaataatttaatattGCCATATTCATCAAGAACTAAGAAAtcatataaattaattttaatcatAAGATTTAGAGGAGAGGCTCCGGGCGACGAATAATGTATGCCCAGTTGCCAGTACCCATATAAACTATGCACAAGAATTTGTTCGGCTACCTAATATGTACCTAACCCTAATGCCCACTGGTAAAACTAAGTACAAACATTGCTTGGTTtgataatatttaattaattaattaatcgtCCCTCCCTGGCGCTTTCCAACAATATATTCTTAATTTACATTCTAGTTCGTTCCTTCAGGTCCACGTACGGTGATATTTAAATGTTATTCAACTTCACTGCTCCTGATGATAGATATATAATTAGATATTTTActttaaatgttgaaatttaattaatttaattttacgaGCATATGCATGTGTGTTGCCATTGGGTTTAGGGCCGACTGAAAGACTGAAGAATATATACCTGCTgaccatgtatatatatatatacacacacacatacatacacacactactCAACCAGATGCAGCATATGATGAAATATTCGAGTATATAATAACCTTTATTGTAATTATTAGGAAATTGATGGATGATGATAGGGCTGTCTACTATTGTCGTAATTGTTGTCTCTTCTATCTTACAAGGAATCAATCATATATCATCCCGTGACTACCAACGTGTGGAtgccttttttcttcttcttttttttttctttcaaaatttgaatttatgCCCTATAGTTTgactaaaaaaaatgttttgaagaaaaaataaacaaaattgtttAGTTCATGAATATTCATTAACTCATTCAACAAATaattagtttatatatatatatatatatatatataagtttttgagaatgaatctcacattgatggaATAAATGATCATACATGAACTTATAAGTAAGTTTAGACAACTTCTTACATTACTAATTGATTTCATGGTATAACTTCAACTAACTTCATaatgaacttaaaaaaaaaaaaactgaagaggAACTCCGTCTTAGATATATATCCAAAATCCCCAATGGTGTCTTTTGAGGGATTGAAAGAGTTCGCTTTTGTCAAATGGAACCATACTAATTAACCACTTCAAAAGTCACTCTCCGAAAGATATCTTTATATATCCTATAAAAATGATAAGTTTGGATTTTTTTCGCCTacatattcatatttaattttgttcATATTCAATATGatgataaaaaatataaaaggtATGTAAGAAGTTAAAAGGAGTGCATACTACAATTTTGGATATAGGTGGACAGAAAAAATCTTACGTCAAATAAGCATTATAATAAGGATAATACTTGTATCATATTATGTGGATAACAACTTATATGGCACAAGTAAACAACTACGATGGTGTCTCGTGTCAAACGAAATGAAGATATATTTAAGCTTTTGTCTACATGTATTTGTTTCAATAGCACA
The nucleotide sequence above comes from Malus sylvestris chromosome 16, drMalSylv7.2, whole genome shotgun sequence. Encoded proteins:
- the LOC126608257 gene encoding protein indeterminate-domain 5, chloroplastic-like; the encoded protein is MAAASSSMPFFGSSSSREENQSQMTSSILPPSSNATAAATVTAPPPQKKRRNQPGNPNPDAEVIALSPKTLMATNRFICEVCNKGFQREQNLQLHRRGHNLPWKLKQKTNKEPRRKVYLCPEPSCVHHDPSRALGDLTGIKKHYSRKHGEKKWKCDKCSKRYAVQSDWKAHSKTCGTREYRCDCGTLFSRRDSFITHRAFCDALAQESARHPSSLSTMGGNLYGNNHMSLGLSQIPSLQNSTHLPNNMLRLGSGGSAKFEHLIPPSNPSSFGSQAMPNSPNFFMRDIANQQGFQDQHQFPSKALHGLMQLPDLQSNPNNNSPSSNSAANLFNLGFFSNNSTSNSITPPDHQFGDGNGGGQGFSMGNDHQIGSGSLPSLYGNSMQHEGGVAPHMSATALLQKAAQMGSTTSTESSSLLRGLGNSSTRAAKSGRQLVSAPSSVGVSFSGDHHHSTNGGEQHLRSSQQVENENHLQGLMNSLANGNSSIFGGGEQDHNNNFGGFSSGSTATRVSAMDQQHNNPNYDEAKMHQNLGVNFGGSDKLTLDFLGVGGMVRNMSGGHGYSQRDNLQQQHHGINMISSLDPELESAQASQPFGGTTLQ